A single region of the Vicia villosa cultivar HV-30 ecotype Madison, WI linkage group LG4, Vvil1.0, whole genome shotgun sequence genome encodes:
- the LOC131597421 gene encoding uncharacterized protein LOC131597421 translates to MLTSLSRFVAKSAQHALPLFKLLRKETALEWMEECERALSHLKQALSIPQVLSRPEAGEILYLYLAVSTEAVSATLIRDTPEGQKPIYFTSKALQGPEVRYQQIEKVGITLITVARRLRHYFLAHTIVVRTEQPVKQLLARPDMAGRMLRWSLELAEFDIKYEGRKALKAQVLADFVAEMAFPKTTNNNARRWTLYVDGASSSIGSGAGIILENGEGTLIEVSLSLSFPTSNNQAEYEALIAGLRLANDLDAEEIEVFTDSQLVASHISGEYQVKSEALTKYLALVRERLTRFRSAKVKHIPREHNSREDVVSKLASTRKKGGNKSVIQEILPKPSTESPSVLTLVNAIGDASCWMTPVNNYLTSDLLPADPKEASVIRRRACSYVLVENRLYLRGFSIPLLKCIDEGTVPHILREIHEGINSQHLGGRSLARKALRPGYYWPTMQDDAKEYVKKCDKCQRFGDMHLAPPNELKSLSSPWPFAWWGMDLLGPFVTGSNQNKYLIVAVDYFTKWIEAEPLAKITSLNVLCFYKRNILALFEVPSAIITDNDTQFTDGRFQ, encoded by the coding sequence ATGCTCACGTCACTATCCAGGTTTGTGGCCAAATCCGCCCAACATGCCCTTCCCTTGTTTAAACTCTTGCGCAAGGAAACCGCCTTAGAATGGATGGAAGAGTGTGAGCGCGCCCTCTCCCATCTCAAGCAAGCCCTCTCCATCCCACAGGTCTTATCCCGGCCTGAGGCCGGAGAAATCCTATACCTCTATCTCGCCGTATCCACCGAGGCCGTCAGCGCGACCTTAATACGAGATACGCCGGAAGGCCAGAAACCCATTTACTTCACAAGCAAAGCACTCCAAGGCCCCGAGGTCAGATACCAACAAATCGAAAAGGTTGGAATCACATTAATAACCGTGGCCCGGAGACTCAGGCACTATTTCCTAGCCCATACCATAGTCGTACGAACCGAGCAACCCGTGAAACAATTGCTTGCACGCCCCGATATGGCCGGAAGGATGCTCCGTTGGTCATTAGAGCTTGCAGAGTTCGACATCAAGTACGAAGGAAGAAAAGCCCTTAAGGCACAGGTCTTGGCAGATTTCGTGGCCGAAATGGCCTTCcccaaaacaacaaacaacaacgcccGGAGATGGACCTTATACGTGGACGGGGCGTCAAGCTCAATTGGAAGCGGAGCAGGGATCATTCTAGAAAACGGGGAAGGAACCCTCATAGAAGTATCCCTCTCACTCTCATTCCCAACGTCCAACAACCAAGCCGAGTATGAGGCCCTTATTGCCGGACTGCGCCTCGCAAACGACTTAGATGCCGAGGAAATTGAGGTATTCACCGACTCTCAACTGGTCGCATCCCATATCTCAGGTGAATATCAGGTCAAAAGCGAAGCCCTCACCAAATATCTGGCCCTCGTACGAGAAAGACTAACCCGATTCAGGAGCGCCAAAGTAAAACACATCCCAAGGGAACACAACTCCCGGGAAGACGTCGTATCGAAACTAGCTAGTACGAGGAAGAAAGGGGGCAACAAATCCGTAATCCAGGAAATATTGCCAAAACCCAGTACTGAATCTCCATCTGTGCTAACACTCGTAAATGCGATAGGGGATGCGTCCTGCTGGATGACGCCCGTAAATAATTACCTAACTAGCGACCTCCTGCCCGCCGATCCCAAAGAGGCCTCCGTAATCCgaaggagagcctgctcgtacgtCTTGGTCGAAAATCGCCTCTACCTACGAGGATTTTCCATACCCCTCCTCAAATGCATAGACGAGGGCACGGTTCCCCACATACTCCGAGAGAtacacgaaggaatcaactcgcaACACTTAGGAGGGAGATCTCTCGCCCGGAAAGCCCTCCGACCCGGATACTATTGGCCCACGATGCAAGACGACGCCAAGGAATACGTAAAGAAATGCGACAAGTGCCAGCGATTTGGGGACATGCACCTTGCACCCCCCAACGAACTCAAGTCCTTGTCATCTCCATGGCCGTTCGCGTGGTGGGGCATGGATCTCCTCGGCCCGTTCGTAACCGGGAGCAATCAAAACAAGTATCTAATAGTCGCGGTCGACTATTTCACTAAGTGGATCGAGGCCGAACCATTAGCCAAAATCACATCCCTAAACGTACTTTgcttctacaaaagaaacatcctcgcccTGTTCGAGGTACCCTCGGCCATCATCACCGACAACGACACCCAGTTCACCGACGGGCGCTTTCAATAA
- the LOC131597422 gene encoding uncharacterized protein LOC131597422 translates to MPAGSNVDKSKFCRFHKGHRHNTEDCIHLKDAIEILIREGHLKQYAKKQEAAKEAKPITEEKPAEDTPAMQVAMSVTRPEDFYLPDWAKLATTPSPHSSWEMFPSATVISGGGFSKLTVGSVIRKFDELISASANKTSTLDHAKGSPSSISFYKEELPGGAPNATIPLLIRARMANFDMRCILVDQGSSVDIMYSQLFKTLQLNDNHLTPYVGSDL, encoded by the coding sequence ATGCCAGCAGGATCAAACGTGGATAAATCGAAGTTCTGCCGATTCCACAAAGGTCACAGGCACAACACTGAAGACTGCATCCACCTGAAGGACGCAATAGAGATATTAATTCGGGAGGGACACCTGAAACAATACGCGAAGAAGCAAGAGGCTGCCAAAGAGGCTAAACCGATCACCGAGGAAAAGCCGGCGGAGGACACGCCcgccatgcaagtggccatgagCGTCACCAGGCCTGAAGATTTTTACCTCCCTGATTGGGCCAAGTTAGCAACCACCCCGTCCCCTCACAGCTCTTGGGAAATGTTCCCGTCTGCCACGGTCATATCCGGCGGGGGATTCAGCAAGCTCACCGTCGGATCAGTAATACGCAAATTCGACGAGCTGATCTCAGCCAGTGCAAACAAAACCTCTACTCTCGACCACGCCAAAGGCAGCCCATCCTCCATATCCTTCTACAAAGAAGAGTTGCCCGGAGGAGCACCCAACGCAACCATTCCCCTTCTCATCCGGGCTCGGATGGCCAACTTTGATATGCGATGCATATTGGTCGACCAAGGAAGTTCagtggacatcatgtactcccaactgTTCAAAACACTGCAACTTAATGACAATCACCTCACCCCGTACGTTGGATCAGACCTGTAA
- the LOC131597420 gene encoding uncharacterized protein LOC131597420: MDRARHDRMLRQASKLKGVVKKSAGPRLAAVQRSPVAGSGASSSSAADGSPLRASDQGESLRPITVLPAPLRPQPDPDALLLKEQGEELASVKARLSVKEDTLADVQGQYTLLSRTLYGAMMSSSVREASLRRSQAPVEDESEEERALLTRADLIQYIRVLGSDCVAAAEDTYNSTVTQLTLKNPGVELVTEGTEPYHRVEGDQIVSPVIGEEPATQEAEEVQMEECA; the protein is encoded by the exons ATGGATCGTGCACGTCATGACCGGATGCTCAGGCAAGCGAGCAAGCTAAAGGGGGTCGTTAAGAAGAGTGCTGGCCCTAGGTTGGCAGCTGTGCAGAGGTCCCCGGTCGCAGGTTCGGGTGCTTCCTCTTCTTCTGCTGCTGATGGTTCCCCTTTGAGGGCTTCTGATCAGGGTGAGTCTTTGAGGCCGATCACAGTACTTCCTGCTCCTCTTCGTCCACAGCCGGATCCAGATGCATTG CTGCTGAAGGAGCAGGGCGAAGAGTTGGCATCCGTGAAGGCTCGGCTGAGTGTGAAAGAGGATACCCTGGCTGATGTGCAAGGTCAATACACCTTGCTCTCCCGGACTCTGTATGGAGCGATGATGTCCTCCTCGGTGAGGGAGGCCTCTCTTCGCCGTTCTCAAGCTCCTGTTGAGGATGAGTCGGAAGAGGAGAGGGCTCTCTTAACCCGGGCAGATCTGATCCAATATATCAGAGTCTTGGGGAGCGATTGCGTAGCGGCTGCCGAGGACACCTATAACTCTACTGTGACCCAGCTCACATTGAAGAATCCTGGGGTGGAGTTGGTGACCGAGGGTACCGAGCCTTATCATCGCGTGGAGGGTGATCAGATTGTTTCTCCGGTCATCGGGGAGGAGCCAGCGACTCAGGAAGCCGAGGAAGTCCAGATGGAGGAATGTGCTTGA
- the LOC131597424 gene encoding uncharacterized protein LOC131597424: MTWYKSLPDESITSRKVLEKLFSRHFTASRRHPKSEASLESIIQGKDESLRAYIERLNKEAVQVSTTAHMKKFLLERGLRPRSDFAKAVGIETPATLDEFFLKAQAYIQYEEKEAAHAVRNSRQEESSKNARQDDSRRGAVKKKDDKGRDPKDYKTPAGKFREYTPPIASREHILNECANAEF; this comes from the coding sequence ATGACTTGGTATAAAAGTTTACCCGACGAATCCATCACTTCCAGGAAGGTGCTCGAAAAACTTTTCTCCAGACACTTCACAGCCTCTCGGAGACACCCCAAATCTGAAGCCTCGTTGGAATCCATCATCCAAGGAAAAGACGAGTCTCTACGGGCTTATATTGAAAGACTCAACAAAGAAGCCGTGCAAGTGTCCACGACAGCCCATATGAAGAAATTCCTACTCGAGAGAGGTCTCCGACCACGTTCAGACTTCGCCAAGGCCGTCGGGATCGAAACACCCGCTACTCTGGACGAATTCTTCCTCAAAGCCCAGGCGTACATACAGTATGAGGAGAAAGAAGCCGCCCACGCTGTCCGTAACTCCAGGCAAGAAGAGAGCAGTAAAAATGCCCGCCAAGATGATTCCCGGCGGGGAGCAGTCAAAAAGAAGGACGACAAAGGCCGGGACCCCAAGGATTACAAAACCCCAGCTGGCAAATTCCGAGAATACACCCCGCCGATTGCTTCAAGGGAACACATCTTAAATGAATGCGCGAACGCCGAATTTTAG